A window from Streptomyces sp. NBC_00299 encodes these proteins:
- a CDS encoding type I polyketide synthase, producing the protein MAMSDPDPRMAVIGMAFRLPGANTPEEFWRVIRDGTDCITRFTDEELDAAGVPAEEYRAADFVGASGVLDDIAGFDAQHFAMSAREAKITDPQHRMLLECAQHALENAGYPDERDGSRVGVYASTGYHLYTLQNYLLNNVLPSQAASDWMAGMQITVGNYADFTATRIAYRLGLTGPAVNVQTGCSSSLVGVQAAAQSLLMGDCDIALVGATAVHVPQVVGYRHVKGSILSKSGRLRAFDAGADGTVGGTGVLAVVLKRLGRAVADGDTIHGVVRGWGIANDGADKKAFAAPSAHGQRAAIRQALRRAGVDADSIGYLETHGTGTLKGDPIEFDGATGAYREDTDRTGYCALGSAKANIGHLDAASGLAGLVKTLLVLKHGVIPPMANFSEPNPALDLDHSPFYIPGTARPWPGSDGPRRAGLTSLGVGGTNVHLVLEQAPEPAPRTDAAAPADVLLVSASSEAALADNARAFRDRLRQLPEHHLADLVTTAALGRVHGRHRLAVRGTTPAAFADALDAWLAGTAGATATAGTTPAEGRVRVAFQFTGQGSQYAGMADALYERFPVVREVLDACDDHYRDLTGDSLLAALRTADASREGTPEHTPDGPFAGTDTAQPALFALQCALVRLWRDTGIEPYAVTGHSVGEYAALHAAGALSLHDGLRLTTERGRLMQQRCAPGAMVAVAVDREAALALAAEVPGLEPAVTNGERAQVLAGPVEAVERACALLDERGTPGRRLTVTRAFHTALMEPMLEEFRKILDDVDFRPVRIPFVSALDGGTRPPGWTPDADYFLRHTREPVRFDEALRDIGDGRPDALLEIGPHTTLSGLSRRALPAVQSLPSMRRGAGLGALWGAAAGLHCAGADVGWRVLLAGSGGRRVPLPGYRFQHRNHWTGPELTALSTGTTASRGAEVVQQEAAVTRVLHSIVEATARHLGEEPSAIVGDASFFDLGADSLQMISVLRELEQEHRVKVTMRQLFEETGTPRRLAEFIVARMPGTTGGTAPVELPAERAGSAQPVTPEAPAREPAPEPIVPEPTAPQPIAPQPIAPPRVAAPAPTPPPAPVPAPAPSVPAPATPAPAPEYATRVELEDLARKLQQISQIQLQMMSQLSQLLALQTASVTERLNGKVAK; encoded by the coding sequence ATGGCCATGAGCGACCCCGACCCGCGGATGGCCGTCATCGGCATGGCCTTCCGGCTGCCCGGCGCGAACACGCCCGAGGAGTTCTGGCGTGTCATCCGTGACGGCACGGACTGCATCACCCGGTTCACGGACGAGGAGCTCGACGCCGCCGGCGTACCCGCCGAGGAGTACCGGGCCGCGGACTTCGTCGGCGCCTCCGGGGTGCTGGACGACATCGCCGGTTTCGACGCCCAGCACTTCGCGATGAGTGCCCGCGAGGCCAAGATCACCGACCCCCAGCACCGCATGCTCCTGGAGTGCGCCCAGCACGCCCTGGAGAACGCCGGCTACCCGGACGAACGGGACGGCAGCCGCGTCGGCGTGTACGCCAGCACCGGATATCACCTGTACACCCTGCAGAACTACCTCCTCAACAACGTCCTGCCCAGCCAGGCCGCCTCCGACTGGATGGCCGGCATGCAGATCACCGTCGGCAACTACGCCGACTTCACCGCCACCCGGATCGCCTACCGGCTGGGCCTCACCGGTCCCGCGGTCAACGTCCAGACGGGCTGCTCCAGTTCGCTGGTCGGCGTGCAGGCCGCCGCGCAGTCCCTGCTCATGGGCGACTGCGACATCGCCCTCGTCGGCGCCACCGCCGTCCACGTGCCGCAGGTCGTCGGCTACCGCCACGTCAAGGGCTCGATCCTCTCCAAGTCCGGCCGCCTGCGGGCCTTCGACGCCGGAGCCGACGGCACCGTCGGAGGCACGGGCGTCCTGGCCGTCGTACTGAAGCGGCTGGGCCGGGCGGTGGCCGACGGCGACACGATCCACGGCGTCGTCCGCGGCTGGGGCATCGCCAACGACGGCGCCGACAAGAAGGCGTTCGCCGCCCCCAGCGCCCATGGGCAACGCGCCGCCATCCGCCAGGCCCTGCGCCGTGCCGGTGTCGACGCGGACAGCATCGGCTACCTGGAGACCCACGGCACCGGCACGCTCAAGGGCGACCCGATCGAGTTCGACGGCGCCACCGGCGCCTACCGCGAGGACACCGACCGCACCGGCTACTGCGCCCTCGGCTCGGCCAAGGCCAACATCGGCCACCTCGACGCGGCCTCCGGGCTCGCCGGACTCGTCAAGACCCTGCTGGTCCTGAAGCACGGCGTCATCCCGCCGATGGCGAACTTCAGCGAGCCCAATCCCGCCCTCGACCTCGACCACAGCCCGTTCTACATTCCCGGCACCGCCCGGCCCTGGCCCGGGAGCGACGGGCCCCGCCGCGCGGGCCTCACCTCACTCGGCGTCGGCGGCACCAACGTCCACCTCGTCCTGGAACAGGCTCCCGAGCCCGCTCCCCGGACCGACGCCGCCGCCCCTGCGGACGTGTTGCTGGTCTCCGCGAGCAGCGAGGCCGCCCTCGCGGACAACGCCCGCGCCTTCCGCGACCGGTTACGGCAGCTGCCGGAGCACCACCTGGCGGACCTGGTCACCACCGCCGCGCTCGGCCGCGTCCACGGCCGCCACCGGCTCGCAGTCCGTGGCACCACCCCGGCCGCTTTCGCCGACGCCCTCGACGCCTGGCTCGCCGGCACGGCCGGGGCGACGGCCACGGCGGGGACGACGCCTGCGGAGGGCCGCGTGCGCGTGGCGTTCCAGTTCACGGGGCAGGGCAGCCAGTACGCGGGTATGGCCGACGCCCTGTATGAACGCTTTCCGGTCGTACGCGAGGTGCTCGACGCCTGCGACGACCACTACCGCGACCTCACCGGCGACTCACTGCTCGCCGCGCTGCGAACGGCAGACGCATCAAGGGAGGGGACACCGGAGCACACGCCCGACGGGCCGTTCGCAGGCACGGACACCGCGCAGCCCGCGCTGTTCGCCCTCCAGTGCGCCCTGGTGCGGCTCTGGCGCGACACCGGCATCGAACCGTACGCCGTCACTGGGCACAGCGTCGGGGAGTACGCCGCGCTCCACGCGGCCGGAGCCCTCTCACTCCACGACGGTCTGCGTCTCACCACCGAACGCGGCCGGCTGATGCAGCAACGCTGCGCCCCCGGCGCGATGGTGGCCGTGGCGGTGGACCGGGAGGCGGCCCTCGCCCTGGCCGCCGAAGTGCCCGGCCTGGAACCGGCCGTGACCAACGGAGAACGCGCACAGGTGCTCGCCGGGCCGGTCGAGGCCGTGGAACGGGCGTGTGCCCTGCTGGACGAGCGCGGCACGCCGGGCCGGCGGCTGACGGTGACCCGTGCCTTCCACACCGCTCTGATGGAACCGATGCTGGAGGAGTTCCGGAAGATCCTCGACGACGTCGACTTCCGTCCGGTACGGATCCCGTTCGTCAGCGCCCTCGACGGAGGGACCCGCCCGCCCGGTTGGACCCCGGACGCCGACTACTTCCTACGGCACACCCGCGAGCCCGTCCGTTTCGACGAGGCGCTGCGCGACATCGGCGACGGGCGGCCCGACGCCCTGCTGGAGATCGGGCCGCACACCACCCTCAGCGGCCTGTCGCGCCGGGCGCTGCCCGCCGTGCAGTCCCTCCCGTCGATGCGGCGCGGCGCCGGGCTCGGCGCCCTGTGGGGCGCGGCGGCGGGGCTGCACTGCGCCGGGGCGGACGTCGGCTGGCGGGTCCTGCTGGCCGGCAGCGGCGGCAGGCGGGTCCCGCTGCCCGGATACCGGTTCCAGCACAGGAACCACTGGACAGGGCCGGAGTTGACGGCCCTCAGCACAGGAACAACAGCGAGTAGGGGAGCCGAAGTGGTTCAGCAAGAGGCAGCGGTCACGCGCGTACTCCACAGCATCGTCGAGGCGACGGCCCGGCACCTCGGCGAGGAGCCGTCGGCGATCGTCGGCGACGCGTCCTTCTTCGACCTCGGCGCCGACTCGCTGCAGATGATCAGCGTGCTGCGGGAGCTGGAGCAGGAGCATCGGGTCAAGGTGACGATGCGGCAGCTGTTCGAGGAGACGGGTACGCCGCGGCGGCTCGCCGAGTTCATCGTCGCCCGCATGCCGGGGACGACAGGCGGGACGGCACCGGTGGAACTCCCGGCAGAACGGGCGGGGTCGGCACAGCCGGTCACTCCCGAAGCACCCGCTCGCGAGCCCGCTCCGGAGCCCATCGTCCCCGAGCCCACCGCACCCCAGCCCATCGCACCCCAGCCCATCGCGCCGCCCAGGGTTGCCGCACCTGCACCCACACCTCCACCCGCGCCGGTTCCCGCACCCGCGCCCTCCGTTCCCGCGCCCGCCACCCCCGCACCCGCCCCCGAGTACGCGACCCGCGTGGAGCTGGAGGACCTCGCCCGCAAACTCCAGCAGATATCCCAGATACAGCTGCAGATGATGTCCCAGCTCTCCCAGTTGCTGGCCCTCCAGACGGCCTCGGTGACCGAGCGGCTCAACGGCAAGGTGGCCAAGTGA
- a CDS encoding MFS transporter, which translates to MRNFRLLVLGNGISAYGSYLNMVALNVFVYDATGSALAAGLFMAVRLATNVVSGWVSGRLVSIYDRKRLMVGADLCQAVALLTLLLAPDATRVGLLYVLAVVTGGCSTLSQVALRSSIPEIVGAEHRVRANGLLVTGRSLAMIAGFASSGVVVAQLGYSAAFALDAASFLVSATVLFLLPVRTRAVQKDAAAGGTAASSGAARWTARALLATAPLLMAMIAIRAVDGLGSSSHNVALPIYSSSLDPDHPATFISQFWATWAIGNIVAQQVIGRVTKKTGRTPGERAFALGACVMSAGFIVVFSGLPTLPAVIAALVAGAADGFTEIVYVSRLQAAPDEQRGRLFGLSASAENAGFGLGMLVSGALLETFSPLQVVASFHGLAIVLCGTLLLLLLRRGGPRDHLAEETVSQDKPTVTEGRS; encoded by the coding sequence ATGAGGAACTTCCGGCTGCTCGTCCTGGGCAACGGCATCTCGGCGTACGGCAGTTACCTGAACATGGTGGCGCTGAACGTCTTCGTCTACGACGCCACGGGCAGCGCGCTGGCCGCAGGCCTCTTCATGGCCGTACGTCTGGCCACGAATGTCGTGTCGGGCTGGGTGAGCGGGCGGCTCGTCTCGATCTACGACCGCAAGCGCCTGATGGTCGGCGCCGACCTGTGCCAGGCCGTGGCGCTGCTGACACTGCTGCTCGCACCGGACGCCACCCGCGTGGGGCTGCTCTACGTCCTCGCCGTGGTCACCGGCGGCTGCTCGACGCTCTCCCAGGTGGCCCTGCGCAGCAGCATCCCGGAGATCGTCGGCGCGGAGCACCGCGTACGCGCCAACGGGCTCCTGGTGACCGGGCGTTCACTCGCGATGATCGCCGGGTTCGCCTCGTCGGGTGTGGTGGTCGCGCAGCTCGGCTACTCCGCGGCGTTCGCCCTGGACGCCGCGTCCTTCCTGGTCTCGGCGACGGTGCTGTTCCTGCTGCCCGTACGCACCAGGGCGGTGCAGAAGGATGCCGCCGCCGGCGGCACCGCGGCGTCCTCCGGTGCCGCGCGCTGGACGGCGCGGGCGCTGCTGGCCACGGCGCCGCTGCTGATGGCGATGATCGCCATCCGGGCGGTGGACGGGCTGGGCTCCTCCTCCCACAACGTCGCCCTGCCCATCTACTCCAGCAGCCTGGACCCCGACCATCCGGCCACGTTCATCAGCCAGTTCTGGGCCACCTGGGCCATCGGCAACATCGTCGCCCAGCAGGTGATCGGGCGGGTCACCAAGAAGACCGGGCGCACGCCCGGGGAGCGGGCGTTCGCGCTCGGCGCCTGTGTGATGTCGGCCGGGTTCATCGTGGTCTTCAGCGGGCTGCCGACCCTGCCCGCCGTCATCGCCGCGCTCGTCGCCGGCGCCGCCGACGGGTTCACCGAGATCGTCTACGTGTCGCGGCTGCAGGCCGCCCCGGACGAGCAGCGCGGCCGCCTCTTCGGGCTCTCCGCGTCGGCCGAGAACGCCGGCTTCGGCCTCGGCATGCTCGTGAGCGGCGCCCTGCTGGAGACGTTCTCGCCACTGCAGGTCGTGGCCTCCTTCCACGGCCTCGCCATCGTCCTGTGCGGAACGCTGCTCCTGCTGCTTCTGCGCCGGGGCGGCCCACGTGACCATCTCGCTGAGGAAACGGTCAGCCAGGACAAACCGACGGTGACGGAGGGACGCAGCTGA
- a CDS encoding acyl-CoA synthetase: MTTETPMAWPRYDHPDDLAVIEATPLAARGLPGTSYDMLRRAAEEWPERTALTVLPDAESWRTPRNRTYADLLADVHQAANALHHLGVGRHDTVALLSPNCDELVTALLAAQLAGIVTPVNPALAGDHVAELVRRAGARVVITASPELDPDAFATSAALARQGLVDHVLVLGPTADRQEPAALPAVENAVVARLCDVAADRPHDRFVGEPPTAADLAAFFHTGGTTGAPKLAAHTHTNEVTDAWMIAANSVLDEDSVVFAALPLFHVNALVVTLLAPLLRGQQVVWAGPLGYRDITLYAEFWRIVEHYRIAAMSAVPTVYAVLASCPVDGADIGSMRCAMVGASALPDGVRTDFEAATGIPLLEGYGLTEATCASVRGFLEVRRSGSVGRRLPYQDIRIVDPATAEERPGGEVGAILISGPTVFPGYVQGRDGDGYLISSQGRVADGWLDTGDLGYLDEDGFLHLTGRAKDLIIRGGHNIDPRVIEDALLAHPAVTGAQAVGQPDRRAGEVPVAYVTIADPAVTEDDLLVWAAEYVGEAAAAPKAVRVLDTLPVTAVGKPFKLPLRADAARRVLTDALAGIDDVAGVSAEADSGSVAVTVTLRASAPAAMRAEVERRVGNFAVPCRIAGQQQGEG; this comes from the coding sequence GTGACCACCGAGACCCCCATGGCATGGCCGCGCTACGACCACCCCGACGACCTGGCCGTCATCGAGGCGACGCCGCTCGCCGCACGCGGGCTGCCCGGCACCTCGTACGACATGCTGCGGCGAGCGGCCGAGGAGTGGCCCGAGCGGACCGCGCTGACGGTCCTGCCCGACGCGGAATCCTGGCGCACCCCCAGGAACCGCACCTACGCGGACCTCCTCGCCGACGTGCACCAGGCGGCAAACGCCCTGCACCACCTGGGCGTTGGCCGCCACGACACCGTCGCGCTGCTCTCCCCGAACTGCGACGAACTCGTCACCGCGCTCCTTGCCGCCCAACTCGCCGGCATCGTCACCCCGGTCAACCCGGCGCTCGCCGGTGACCATGTGGCCGAGCTGGTCCGCCGGGCCGGTGCCCGCGTGGTCATCACCGCCTCCCCGGAGCTGGACCCCGACGCGTTCGCCACCAGCGCCGCACTCGCCCGCCAGGGCCTGGTGGACCACGTGCTCGTCCTGGGTCCCACCGCCGACCGGCAGGAGCCCGCCGCGCTGCCCGCCGTGGAGAACGCCGTCGTGGCCCGCCTCTGCGACGTCGCGGCAGACCGCCCGCACGACCGGTTCGTCGGCGAGCCGCCCACCGCCGCCGACCTCGCCGCCTTCTTCCACACCGGCGGCACGACCGGGGCGCCCAAACTCGCCGCCCATACGCACACCAACGAGGTCACCGACGCCTGGATGATCGCGGCCAACTCCGTCCTGGACGAGGACTCGGTCGTCTTCGCCGCCCTGCCGCTGTTCCACGTCAACGCACTCGTCGTCACCCTGCTCGCACCGCTGCTGCGCGGCCAGCAGGTCGTGTGGGCCGGACCGCTGGGATACCGCGACATCACGCTGTACGCGGAGTTCTGGCGCATCGTCGAGCACTACCGGATCGCCGCCATGAGCGCCGTGCCCACGGTGTACGCGGTCCTCGCGTCGTGTCCGGTCGACGGGGCCGACATCGGCTCGATGCGGTGCGCGATGGTCGGCGCCTCCGCGCTGCCCGACGGCGTGCGCACCGACTTCGAGGCGGCGACCGGAATTCCCCTGCTGGAGGGATACGGCCTGACCGAGGCGACCTGCGCCAGCGTCCGCGGGTTCCTGGAGGTCCGCCGGTCCGGTTCCGTCGGCCGGCGGCTGCCGTACCAGGACATCAGGATCGTCGACCCGGCCACAGCCGAGGAACGGCCGGGCGGTGAGGTGGGCGCCATCCTCATCAGCGGGCCCACGGTCTTCCCCGGATACGTCCAGGGCCGCGACGGGGACGGCTATCTGATCAGCAGTCAGGGCAGGGTGGCCGACGGCTGGCTGGACACCGGCGACCTCGGCTACCTCGACGAGGACGGCTTCCTCCACCTCACCGGGCGCGCGAAGGACCTGATCATCCGGGGCGGCCACAACATCGACCCCCGGGTGATCGAGGACGCCCTGCTCGCGCACCCCGCGGTCACCGGGGCCCAGGCCGTCGGACAGCCGGACCGGCGGGCGGGGGAGGTGCCGGTGGCGTACGTGACGATCGCCGACCCCGCGGTGACCGAGGACGACCTTCTCGTCTGGGCCGCCGAGTACGTCGGCGAGGCAGCCGCCGCGCCCAAGGCCGTCCGCGTCCTCGACACGCTCCCCGTCACCGCGGTCGGCAAGCCGTTCAAGCTTCCCCTGCGAGCCGACGCCGCCCGCCGCGTACTGACCGACGCCCTCGCCGGCATCGACGACGTGGCAGGCGTCAGTGCCGAGGCCGACTCCGGGTCGGTGGCGGTCACCGTCACGCTGCGCGCCTCGGCGCCCGCCGCCATGAGGGCCGAAGTCGAGCGCCGGGTCGGCAACTTCGCGGTGCCCTGCCGCATCGCCGGACAGCAGCAGGGGGAGGGCTGA
- a CDS encoding fumarylacetoacetate hydrolase family protein encodes MTLSVLRTSDAWWVALDEGHAVPVQTSATTTAELLDDVVTVHMALAEARSGSRSARQPRRIAELPLVSPVSAPCRVVAQMTNYVSHVRDSGMNHETVPLTFFRKTSGSISGPFDEIVKPAHVRFLDYEIELGLVVGRPLEVGATVTAANWKDHIAGLVITNDVSARDVQLPKTQFYEAKSYPTFTPAGPALVLLDAAELDRLSELRLVLKVNGEIRQSSDLTDMIYSPLQALQELSRFQALAPGDLVLTGTPGGTALKAPPKPVEIIGALLPPAMKWKAFFNSQAKNPKYLHDGDVLELSIRTPDGAIDLGTQQNKVRYA; translated from the coding sequence ATGACCCTCTCCGTCCTCCGTACCTCCGACGCCTGGTGGGTCGCGCTCGACGAGGGCCACGCCGTCCCGGTCCAGACCTCCGCGACGACGACCGCCGAACTCCTCGACGACGTGGTCACGGTCCACATGGCCCTGGCCGAGGCCCGCTCGGGCAGCCGGTCGGCGCGGCAGCCGCGCCGCATCGCCGAACTCCCGCTGGTCTCCCCGGTCAGTGCGCCGTGCCGGGTGGTCGCGCAGATGACCAACTACGTCTCCCACGTGCGCGACTCGGGCATGAACCACGAGACCGTCCCGTTGACGTTCTTCCGCAAGACCTCCGGTTCGATCAGCGGCCCGTTCGACGAGATCGTGAAGCCGGCCCATGTCCGCTTCCTCGACTACGAGATCGAGCTCGGCCTGGTCGTCGGACGTCCCCTCGAAGTCGGCGCCACCGTGACCGCCGCCAACTGGAAGGACCACATCGCCGGCCTCGTCATCACCAACGACGTCTCCGCACGCGACGTACAGCTGCCCAAGACCCAGTTCTACGAGGCCAAGTCCTACCCCACCTTCACTCCGGCCGGCCCCGCCCTGGTCCTGCTCGACGCCGCGGAACTCGACCGGCTCTCCGAGCTGAGGCTCGTCCTCAAGGTCAACGGCGAGATCCGTCAGAGCAGCGACCTGACCGACATGATCTACAGCCCGCTCCAGGCCCTCCAGGAGCTCTCCCGCTTCCAGGCCCTCGCACCGGGCGACCTCGTCCTCACCGGCACGCCCGGCGGCACCGCCCTCAAGGCGCCGCCCAAGCCGGTGGAGATCATCGGCGCGCTCCTGCCGCCGGCGATGAAGTGGAAGGCGTTCTTCAACTCCCAGGCGAAGAACCCGAAATACCTCCACGACGGCGACGTACTGGAGCTGTCCATCCGGACGCCCGACGGCGCCATCGACCTCGGCACCCAGCAGAACAAGGTGAGGTACGCGTGA
- a CDS encoding VOC family protein — protein MGGTHNDLHSEQGALPGEHPGRAANPVIKVHDIAWLEFCKPDLDRAEAFARAFGFVTSYRDGGELHLRGTRAGAPCVIVRRGRKSRFLGPAFRAADTRDLLRLADGTGTRVHPLPEPLGGSAVDLLDPGGLRVRVVADADELPAVAGQRSQAFNFCGGLDRTNATQRPPREPAGVRRLGHVVLQTTTYLRTLNWYLEHLGLIVSDFLYYEGQRERGPTMSFIRCDRGRTLTDHHTLALTLGPSNRYVHSAYEVTDLDALAAGGEHLLGAGYRRSWGIGRHIQGSQIFDYWRDPDGLLVEHFTDSDMFDSTLEPGWAPMTASGLAQWGPPATKDFMGMAPGRESLAELRSIITALRNDDNEFDLERLRGLLKVAST, from the coding sequence GTGGGTGGCACGCACAACGACCTGCACTCCGAGCAGGGAGCGCTCCCCGGAGAGCATCCGGGCCGGGCGGCGAACCCGGTGATCAAGGTCCATGACATCGCGTGGCTGGAGTTCTGCAAGCCCGACCTGGACCGCGCCGAGGCCTTCGCCCGGGCGTTCGGCTTCGTCACGTCGTACCGCGACGGCGGCGAGCTGCACCTGCGGGGCACCCGGGCAGGAGCCCCCTGCGTGATCGTCCGCAGGGGCCGGAAGTCACGGTTCCTCGGCCCTGCCTTCCGCGCGGCCGACACGCGCGACCTGCTGCGGCTGGCCGACGGCACCGGCACCCGGGTGCACCCGCTGCCCGAGCCCCTGGGCGGATCGGCCGTGGACCTGCTCGACCCGGGCGGCCTGCGGGTCCGCGTCGTCGCCGACGCGGACGAGCTGCCCGCGGTGGCCGGACAGCGGTCGCAGGCGTTCAACTTCTGCGGCGGCCTCGACCGCACCAACGCCACGCAGCGCCCGCCGCGGGAACCGGCCGGCGTGCGGCGCCTCGGGCACGTCGTCCTCCAGACGACCACCTACCTGCGCACGCTGAACTGGTATCTGGAGCACCTGGGCCTGATCGTCAGCGACTTCCTCTACTACGAGGGCCAGCGCGAGCGGGGCCCCACCATGAGCTTCATCCGCTGCGACCGCGGCCGGACCCTGACCGACCACCACACCCTGGCCCTGACGCTCGGCCCCTCCAACCGGTATGTGCACTCGGCCTACGAGGTGACCGACCTCGACGCGCTGGCCGCCGGCGGCGAGCACCTGCTCGGCGCGGGCTACCGGCGCTCGTGGGGCATCGGCCGGCACATCCAGGGCAGCCAGATCTTCGACTACTGGCGAGACCCCGACGGCCTCCTCGTCGAGCACTTCACCGACAGCGACATGTTCGACTCCACCCTGGAACCCGGCTGGGCGCCCATGACGGCCTCCGGCCTGGCGCAGTGGGGCCCGCCGGCCACCAAGGACTTCATGGGCATGGCACCCGGCCGCGAATCCCTCGCCGAGCTGCGCTCGATCATCACCGCCCTCCGGAACGACGACAACGAGTTCGACCTCGAACGCCTGCGCGGCCTGCTGAAAGTGGCTTCCACATGA
- a CDS encoding TetR/AcrR family transcriptional regulator, with product MAERTASGRVDRRRARTRTALVGAAQRLLAERRTDVPILEITELADIGVGSFYNHFDSKEELFRVAVEEALEWWGTLMDRLSADIEDPAAAFAQSFRLTGRLHRRHPELSRVLLSQGLELAHSQRGLAPRAFHDIRVAVDAGRFEVEDLDLALTMTAAAVLALGSLLHAQPDRDDARSADLVARSLLRQFGIPAEEAARICSLDLPDLDVVDTLVG from the coding sequence ATGGCCGAGCGGACCGCATCCGGGCGAGTCGACCGGCGCAGGGCGCGGACGCGCACGGCACTGGTGGGCGCGGCACAGCGACTGCTGGCCGAACGGCGGACGGACGTCCCCATCCTGGAGATCACCGAGCTCGCCGACATCGGGGTCGGCTCCTTCTACAACCACTTCGACAGCAAGGAAGAACTCTTCCGCGTCGCGGTCGAGGAGGCGCTGGAGTGGTGGGGCACGCTGATGGACCGCCTCAGCGCGGACATCGAGGACCCCGCGGCCGCCTTCGCCCAGAGTTTTCGGCTGACCGGCCGGCTGCACCGCCGCCACCCGGAGCTGAGCCGCGTCCTGCTGAGCCAGGGGCTCGAACTGGCCCACTCCCAGCGCGGTCTGGCGCCCCGCGCGTTCCACGACATCCGGGTCGCGGTGGACGCGGGGCGGTTCGAGGTGGAGGACCTGGACCTCGCCCTGACGATGACGGCGGCCGCGGTGCTGGCGCTGGGCTCCTTGCTGCACGCCCAGCCCGACCGTGACGACGCCCGGTCGGCGGACCTGGTCGCCCGCAGTCTGCTGCGGCAGTTCGGGATCCCCGCCGAGGAGGCCGCGCGGATCTGCTCCCTTGACCTGCCGGACCTCGACGTGGTGGACACGCTCGTCGGCTGA
- a CDS encoding TetR family transcriptional regulator → MTRPETARKKRANGVESRQRILDAAVEIAGERGYDGTSIAAVSAKCGLPASSIYWHFKDKDDLIAAVIERSFEAWLTAVELPGEETGTPLERVTTMAANVAKSLVDAPDFLRLGLMLALERRPTEPRGRTAFLQVRDITHRKIAEVAATLFPGLDEQAVDTLTTYAIAGADGLFVQREVKGESVDLVALFELHAQVVHDAATRMAAGR, encoded by the coding sequence ATGACCAGGCCGGAGACCGCGCGCAAGAAGCGCGCCAACGGGGTGGAGTCACGTCAGCGCATCCTCGACGCCGCCGTGGAGATCGCCGGTGAGCGCGGCTACGACGGCACGTCCATCGCAGCCGTCAGCGCCAAGTGCGGGCTGCCCGCCAGCTCCATCTACTGGCATTTCAAGGACAAGGACGATCTGATCGCCGCGGTCATCGAGCGCAGCTTCGAGGCCTGGCTCACGGCCGTCGAACTGCCCGGCGAGGAGACCGGTACGCCCCTGGAGCGGGTGACCACCATGGCCGCCAACGTGGCCAAGTCACTTGTCGACGCACCGGACTTCCTCCGCCTCGGCCTGATGCTCGCCCTGGAGCGACGCCCCACCGAGCCTCGGGGCCGCACGGCGTTCCTCCAGGTCCGTGACATCACCCATCGGAAGATCGCCGAGGTGGCCGCCACCCTGTTCCCCGGCCTGGACGAGCAAGCCGTGGACACCCTCACCACCTACGCCATCGCCGGCGCCGACGGCCTGTTCGTGCAGCGCGAGGTCAAGGGCGAGAGCGTCGACCTCGTGGCGTTGTTCGAGCTGCACGCACAGGTCGTCCACGACGCGGCGACCCGGATGGCGGCGGGGCGCTAG
- a CDS encoding SDR family oxidoreductase: MTQTQKILVTGATGTVGRQVVAELLARGHAVRALTRDPARSDLPAGVEVVRGDLTEPDGLVPALEGVTGLHLITFGGAYFAPLETGPRILELARAAGARRVTVLHGGGPTPLEDAVRAADGVDWTVLMPVEFMANALEWADGVVASDEVREPFVSRLSAMVHEGDIGAVAAVALTEEGHGSQEYVITGPELLTVTDKVAAVAAARGREIALVELTQEQAVAQWRAAGHPEDVIGFLLEAYGNTPEVGRTVVDTVEKVTGRPARTFGQWAAEHARAFTARSAGAVS; this comes from the coding sequence ATGACTCAGACGCAGAAGATTCTTGTCACCGGCGCCACCGGAACCGTCGGCCGTCAGGTCGTCGCCGAGCTGCTCGCCCGCGGCCACGCGGTCCGCGCGCTCACCCGGGACCCGGCGAGGTCCGACCTCCCGGCCGGCGTCGAGGTGGTCCGGGGCGACCTGACCGAGCCCGACGGCCTGGTCCCGGCCCTGGAAGGAGTCACCGGCCTCCATCTGATCACCTTCGGCGGGGCCTACTTCGCCCCGCTGGAGACCGGTCCGCGCATCCTGGAGCTCGCACGCGCGGCCGGCGCGCGCCGGGTCACCGTGCTGCACGGCGGCGGGCCGACCCCGCTGGAGGACGCCGTGCGGGCGGCCGACGGGGTGGACTGGACCGTCCTCATGCCGGTCGAGTTCATGGCCAACGCCCTGGAGTGGGCGGACGGGGTCGTGGCCTCGGACGAGGTCCGCGAGCCGTTCGTCTCCCGGCTCAGCGCCATGGTCCACGAGGGCGACATCGGCGCCGTCGCCGCCGTCGCACTCACCGAGGAGGGCCACGGGAGCCAGGAGTACGTGATCACCGGACCCGAACTGCTCACCGTCACCGACAAGGTGGCAGCCGTCGCCGCCGCCCGCGGCCGGGAGATCGCCCTCGTCGAGCTGACGCAGGAGCAGGCCGTCGCCCAGTGGCGGGCGGCGGGTCACCCAGAGGACGTCATCGGCTTCCTGCTGGAGGCGTACGGCAACACCCCGGAGGTGGGCCGTACGGTCGTCGACACCGTCGAGAAGGTCACCGGCCGGCCGGCCCGTACCTTCGGACAGTGGGCGGCTGAGCACGCGCGCGCGTTCACGGCACGGTCCGCCGGGGCCGTCTCGTAG